In the genome of bacterium HR17, one region contains:
- the mshD_2 gene encoding Mycothiol acetyltransferase produces MVKVRGYRSGDEAQFLAVWNAALPYDPIDRRTFHRKVLLDPNFDPDWLLIADEDGQVVGFVLCLIRRVPMEKVGMEPERGWITAFGVHPARRHKGVGALLLEQALQLFRDAQRTEVLISPYTPNYFVPGVDERHYADGLAFLQRHGFETVAHAISMDANIVLFDDTPYAERERQLREQGIEVRNLHPHEIPDLMAFLKTHMPGDWVRHARDLLTDITKGLGDFDQFVVAWRDDEIVGYCQFEGEHFGPYGVRSDMQGRGIGTVLMVKCLQTMRRKGFHNAWVLWTSEETGQKVYSRFGFRETRRFAILRRRL; encoded by the coding sequence ATGGTGAAAGTGCGGGGCTACCGCAGCGGCGACGAAGCACAATTTTTAGCGGTGTGGAACGCCGCCTTGCCCTACGACCCCATTGACCGGCGCACCTTTCACCGCAAGGTATTGCTGGACCCCAACTTTGACCCCGATTGGCTGCTGATCGCCGACGAGGACGGGCAAGTTGTCGGCTTTGTTTTGTGCCTGATTCGTCGCGTGCCGATGGAGAAGGTCGGCATGGAGCCTGAGCGGGGTTGGATTACCGCCTTCGGCGTCCATCCAGCGCGACGGCACAAAGGCGTCGGGGCACTGCTGTTGGAACAGGCACTGCAACTTTTCCGCGACGCCCAACGCACTGAGGTGCTGATTTCGCCCTACACGCCTAACTACTTCGTGCCCGGCGTGGACGAGCGGCATTATGCCGACGGGCTGGCTTTTTTGCAGCGACATGGCTTTGAAACTGTCGCCCACGCCATCAGCATGGACGCTAACATCGTCCTGTTTGACGACACCCCTTACGCCGAGCGGGAGCGACAGTTGCGTGAGCAAGGCATTGAGGTGCGGAACTTGCACCCCCATGAGATCCCCGACCTGATGGCGTTTTTGAAAACCCACATGCCCGGCGATTGGGTCCGTCACGCCCGCGACTTGCTAACGGACATCACAAAAGGCTTGGGCGATTTTGACCAATTCGTCGTCGCGTGGCGTGACGACGAGATCGTCGGCTATTGCCAATTTGAAGGCGAACATTTTGGACCTTACGGCGTCCGCAGCGACATGCAGGGACGGGGTATCGGCACCGTGCTGATGGTCAAATGCCTGCAAACGATGCGGCGCAAAGGGTTCCATAACGCGTGGGTCTTGTGGACAAGCGAGGAGACAGGACAAAAGGTCTACAGCCGCTTCGGCTTCCGCGAAACCCGCCGCTTCGCTATCCTGCGCCGCAGGCTGTGA
- the alx gene encoding Inner membrane protein alx — MTEAPLWAWFAFLAVVAVMLMVDLGVFHRHAHTVSLREAAIWSVVWIVMALLFNLVVLFWMGKREALEFLTGYLVEKALSADNIFVFAVLFNYFAVPPAYRHRVLFWGVLGAIVMRFIFILAGAALLKKFHWVVYVFGAIVVLSGIKLLRRKDDHVDPEKNPVIQLARRFLPLTQGYVGQHFIVREDGHWRFTPLALVLLAVETTDVVFAVDSVPAIFAITRDPFIVFTSNICAILGLRALYFLLEGVMQLFRYLDEGLAIILIFIGIKMLLSEVYPIPVAVSLGVVLAVLTITILLSLVAERRERAMAMRSAEPHDGGEL, encoded by the coding sequence ATGACGGAAGCACCGCTCTGGGCATGGTTTGCGTTTTTAGCGGTGGTCGCTGTCATGCTGATGGTGGACTTAGGCGTGTTCCACCGCCACGCCCACACCGTTTCGCTTCGTGAAGCCGCTATTTGGAGCGTTGTTTGGATCGTGATGGCGTTGCTGTTTAACTTGGTCGTGCTGTTTTGGATGGGCAAGCGCGAGGCGCTGGAGTTTCTGACGGGCTACCTCGTGGAAAAGGCGCTGTCGGCGGACAACATCTTCGTCTTCGCTGTGTTGTTCAACTACTTTGCCGTTCCGCCTGCGTATCGGCACCGCGTGCTGTTTTGGGGCGTTTTGGGCGCCATCGTGATGCGGTTCATTTTCATCTTAGCAGGCGCAGCGCTGCTCAAAAAGTTCCATTGGGTCGTGTATGTGTTCGGTGCCATCGTCGTTCTATCTGGTATCAAATTGCTACGCCGTAAGGACGATCATGTTGACCCAGAGAAAAACCCAGTCATTCAATTGGCGCGGCGGTTCCTCCCCCTAACGCAAGGCTATGTCGGGCAGCATTTTATCGTCCGAGAAGATGGGCACTGGCGGTTCACCCCTTTGGCGTTGGTTTTACTGGCGGTGGAGACGACGGATGTCGTGTTCGCCGTTGACTCGGTGCCCGCCATCTTTGCCATCACCCGCGATCCCTTCATCGTGTTCACTTCCAACATCTGCGCCATCTTGGGGCTGCGGGCACTCTACTTTCTGCTGGAGGGCGTCATGCAACTGTTTCGCTACCTTGATGAGGGGTTGGCGATCATCCTCATTTTCATCGGCATCAAGATGCTGCTCAGCGAAGTTTATCCCATCCCCGTCGCCGTTTCGCTGGGAGTCGTGCTGGCGGTGCTGACGATCACGATCCTCCTATCGCTGGTGGCGGAGCGGCGGGAACGCGCGATGGCGATGCGGTCCGCTGAACCGCACGACGGAGGCGAACTGTGA
- the yxlF_3 gene encoding putative ABC transporter ATP-binding protein YxlF, whose product MGVALHCDNLGKAFGRRWLFRHLSVTVSSGTCVVIVGPNGSGKTTLLRMLCGLAAPTEGAIWWHRDGLRVPPRMARRWLGAVLPDCEPYAELTAAENLQMVAALQGVPTERAAEWLERVQLRHAQHQLVGTFSSGMRLRLKLAMALVHTPVVLLLDEPTAFLDAAGRHLVGELIAAQKQRGLVVLATNDERDVAYGDRQIILGTDTAPTAD is encoded by the coding sequence ATGGGCGTCGCGTTACATTGTGACAACCTCGGCAAAGCCTTTGGGCGCCGATGGCTGTTTCGGCACCTGTCTGTAACGGTTTCCAGCGGGACATGCGTCGTTATCGTCGGCCCGAACGGGTCGGGCAAAACGACGCTGCTGCGGATGTTGTGCGGCTTAGCCGCGCCGACGGAAGGAGCCATTTGGTGGCATCGGGACGGTTTGCGTGTGCCGCCGCGCATGGCGCGGCGATGGTTAGGTGCTGTGCTGCCGGACTGTGAACCGTATGCCGAACTGACCGCCGCAGAAAACTTGCAAATGGTTGCGGCTTTGCAGGGCGTCCCGACGGAACGCGCCGCAGAATGGCTGGAACGTGTGCAGTTGCGCCATGCACAGCATCAACTTGTCGGGACCTTTTCATCAGGCATGCGGTTGCGGTTGAAATTGGCGATGGCGTTGGTGCATACGCCCGTCGTTTTGCTGTTGGACGAACCGACGGCGTTTTTGGACGCTGCGGGGCGCCACCTCGTGGGTGAGTTGATTGCTGCTCAAAAACAGCGGGGGTTGGTCGTTCTCGCAACCAACGATGAAAGGGATGTGGCGTATGGCGACCGGCAAATCATCTTGGGCACCGACACAGCGCCCACCGCAGATTGA
- the yvqK gene encoding Cob(I)yrinic acid a,c-diamide adenosyltransferase gives MTRRLYTRRGDTGMTDLIGGRVPKSHQRVDAYGTLDELNATLGLLRAHLTDAQLARLVAQIQRDVFTLGAELATAPSHRPSVRLSATRLRALERQIDQFQQEAPIPPQFVLPGGTVAAALAQVARAVCRRAERRVVALAAEEPVRPTVLGYLNRLSDWLFALALVINHRNGVRETTWRGRRRKASPTA, from the coding sequence ATGACAAGGCGCCTTTACACGCGGCGCGGTGATACGGGCATGACCGATTTAATCGGTGGGCGCGTCCCGAAAAGTCACCAACGCGTGGACGCCTACGGCACTTTGGATGAACTCAACGCGACGCTAGGATTGCTGCGGGCGCATTTGACGGACGCCCAACTGGCGCGCTTGGTGGCGCAAATCCAACGGGATGTGTTTACGCTGGGTGCGGAACTGGCGACAGCCCCATCGCACCGACCGTCGGTGCGCCTGTCGGCAACCCGCCTTCGGGCGTTGGAGCGGCAAATAGACCAGTTCCAACAAGAAGCCCCGATACCGCCGCAATTTGTCCTGCCTGGTGGGACGGTAGCGGCTGCCCTCGCGCAGGTCGCCCGCGCAGTCTGTCGGCGCGCGGAGCGACGCGTGGTCGCGTTGGCGGCTGAGGAACCAGTGCGCCCAACCGTGCTGGGCTACTTGAACCGTTTGTCGGATTGGCTGTTCGCCCTAGCGTTAGTGATCAATCACCGCAACGGCGTGCGAGAGACCACGTGGCGGGGACGGCGCCGCAAGGCGTCCCCCACCGCGTGA
- the bshB1 gene encoding N-acetyl-alpha-D-glucosaminyl L-malate deacetylase 1 yields MKERPCIVAIGAHAADMEFTAGATLLKHARSGWDAHIVHLTLGEKGNYRLSPEEYGAQKRREAEAAAAVLQVTPHFLPYRDGELTVSDDIACELAKVLRQLQPQVVITHWHGSIHSDHIATHHLTRRAVFMAANPHFDLDGLPPARGMRLYYAENWEDAENFRPFVYVDISDVFAEWERAFKCFAIGRGEGGFPYWDWYHARTRLRGIEIGVLHAQTFAVDEWRMRQKRDTL; encoded by the coding sequence ATGAAGGAACGACCGTGCATCGTGGCGATTGGTGCCCACGCCGCCGATATGGAATTCACCGCAGGGGCGACGCTGCTTAAACATGCCCGCAGCGGTTGGGATGCCCACATCGTTCACCTGACGCTGGGCGAAAAGGGGAACTATCGGCTATCGCCCGAAGAATACGGGGCGCAAAAGCGACGCGAGGCGGAAGCCGCTGCCGCCGTCTTGCAAGTGACCCCGCACTTTTTGCCCTACCGCGACGGCGAGTTGACCGTCAGCGACGACATCGCCTGCGAACTCGCCAAAGTGCTGCGACAGTTGCAGCCACAGGTCGTCATCACCCATTGGCACGGCAGCATCCACAGCGATCACATAGCGACCCACCATTTGACCCGGCGCGCCGTGTTCATGGCAGCCAACCCGCATTTTGACTTGGACGGTCTGCCGCCAGCGCGCGGGATGCGCCTTTACTACGCCGAAAACTGGGAGGACGCCGAGAACTTCCGCCCCTTCGTCTATGTGGACATCAGCGATGTGTTCGCCGAATGGGAGCGGGCGTTCAAGTGCTTCGCCATCGGGCGGGGCGAAGGCGGTTTCCCTTACTGGGATTGGTATCACGCCCGCACGCGGTTGCGGGGCATTGAGATCGGCGTCCTTCACGCCCAAACCTTTGCCGTGGACGAATGGCGCATGCGTCAGAAACGCGACACGCTGTGA
- the dpp5_4 gene encoding Dipeptidyl-peptidase 5, which translates to MAKRKVIAEDLLAIKLVGDPQVSPDGTKCVFTVKTVDGEKNRYLSHLWLADLLTGEVRQFTFGEVSDAAPRWSPDGNKIAFVRTDMREKRSQIWLIRTDGGEAWQLTKLDEGSIGEPVWSPDGSKIAFTFRPTHPDWTQEARKKRQETGKSNPPRVITRLFYRLDGVGFLDMRQHIWVCDAQTGEARQITDGDYDDHSPVWSPDGNKIAFAANRSDDPEEKPYEVDIWLVASEGGELTKVPTPTGYKGNLAWSPDGEWIAYIGHESKDDPWVPRNDKVWVVNPHSHEVRCLTATLDRDVGNATLSDMREAFTGGGRPIWSAGSDRVFFTVSDRGNCHLYTADMHGNWQPLTDGAMDIYAFSADRTASLFVLALSKPTMPGELFTLQIQTASVAVATKLRQLTRLNGEWLDKVQLSEPEEVWFDSFDGTKIQGWLLKPPDFDATHKYPLLLYIHGGPHAQYGNTFFHEFQWHAARGYIVFYTNPRGSMGYDESFAAIIRGNWGDVDFKDIMAAADFATSLPYVDETRMAVAGGSYGGYMTNWIVAHTDRFKCAITDRSVVDLVSMAGTSDYPFKPDGYWQGNFWDRPEKLWEQSPLRYAANVKTPLLIIHSEGDLRCPIGQAEELFAALKRLKKEVVFVRYPQETSHGLSRSGPPDLRIDRLNRIGEWLDKWCK; encoded by the coding sequence ATGGCAAAGCGCAAGGTCATCGCTGAAGATTTGCTGGCGATTAAACTTGTCGGCGACCCGCAGGTCAGCCCCGACGGGACGAAATGCGTTTTCACGGTCAAGACGGTTGACGGCGAAAAGAACCGCTACCTCTCTCACCTTTGGCTGGCGGATTTGTTGACAGGTGAAGTGCGCCAATTCACTTTCGGCGAAGTCAGCGACGCCGCGCCCCGGTGGTCGCCCGACGGCAACAAAATCGCTTTCGTCCGCACCGACATGAGAGAGAAGCGGTCACAAATTTGGCTCATCCGCACCGATGGCGGCGAAGCGTGGCAGTTGACGAAATTGGACGAGGGTAGCATCGGCGAACCCGTTTGGTCGCCCGATGGCAGCAAAATTGCCTTCACTTTCCGTCCAACCCACCCTGACTGGACGCAGGAAGCCCGCAAGAAGCGGCAGGAGACGGGCAAGTCCAACCCGCCCCGCGTCATCACGCGCCTGTTCTACCGTCTTGACGGCGTTGGTTTTTTGGACATGCGCCAGCACATTTGGGTTTGCGACGCTCAAACGGGTGAAGCCAGGCAAATCACCGACGGCGATTACGACGATCATTCGCCCGTGTGGTCGCCCGACGGCAACAAAATCGCTTTCGCCGCCAACCGCAGCGATGACCCCGAAGAGAAGCCCTACGAGGTGGACATCTGGCTGGTCGCGTCCGAAGGCGGAGAATTGACAAAGGTGCCGACCCCGACAGGCTACAAGGGCAACCTCGCTTGGTCGCCCGACGGCGAATGGATCGCCTACATCGGGCACGAAAGCAAGGATGACCCTTGGGTGCCCCGCAACGATAAGGTTTGGGTCGTCAACCCGCACTCTCATGAAGTCCGATGTCTGACAGCAACCCTTGACAGAGATGTCGGCAACGCAACTCTGTCCGACATGCGCGAAGCCTTTACGGGCGGCGGGCGCCCGATTTGGAGCGCCGGAAGCGACCGCGTGTTCTTCACCGTCAGCGACCGAGGCAACTGCCACCTTTACACTGCCGATATGCACGGTAACTGGCAACCGCTCACAGACGGGGCGATGGACATTTACGCCTTTAGCGCCGACAGGACTGCGTCGTTGTTCGTGCTGGCACTGAGCAAGCCGACGATGCCCGGCGAACTCTTCACGCTGCAAATACAAACTGCCAGCGTCGCCGTCGCGACGAAGTTGCGGCAACTGACGCGCCTGAACGGCGAATGGCTGGACAAGGTGCAACTGAGCGAACCTGAGGAAGTGTGGTTTGACAGTTTTGACGGGACGAAAATTCAAGGCTGGCTGCTCAAACCGCCCGACTTTGACGCGACGCACAAGTATCCGCTGCTGCTCTACATTCACGGCGGTCCGCACGCGCAATATGGCAACACCTTTTTCCACGAGTTCCAGTGGCACGCCGCGCGGGGCTACATCGTGTTTTACACCAACCCGCGCGGCAGCATGGGCTACGACGAAAGTTTCGCCGCGATCATTCGGGGCAATTGGGGCGATGTGGACTTCAAGGACATCATGGCTGCCGCCGATTTCGCCACTTCATTGCCTTATGTGGACGAAACTCGCATGGCAGTCGCAGGTGGAAGTTATGGCGGTTACATGACGAACTGGATTGTCGCTCACACCGACCGATTCAAATGCGCCATCACCGACCGAAGCGTCGTGGATTTGGTCAGCATGGCAGGGACAAGCGACTATCCCTTCAAACCCGACGGCTATTGGCAAGGTAACTTCTGGGATCGTCCCGAAAAGTTGTGGGAGCAGTCGCCCCTGCGTTACGCAGCAAATGTCAAGACACCGCTGTTGATCATTCACAGCGAGGGAGACTTGCGCTGCCCCATCGGTCAAGCGGAGGAATTATTTGCGGCGCTCAAACGGCTCAAAAAGGAGGTCGTTTTCGTCCGCTACCCGCAAGAGACCAGTCACGGTCTCAGCCGCAGCGGTCCGCCCGATTTGCGCATTGACCGCCTAAACCGCATCGGCGAGTGGCTGGACAAATGGTGCAAGTGA
- the gdhA gene encoding Glutamate dehydrogenase translates to MVVGTREETLWGMVTSQLDRVAALMHLDPRIHGFLRHCKRTLEVSIPVKMDDGSLRVFTGWRVHHNLTRGPAKGGIRYSPNLTMDEVKALAMLMTWKCAVVDLPYGGAKGGVVCNPAELSDGELERLTRRFTSELILLLGPEKDIPAPDMGTDERVMAWMMDTYSMNVGYSVPGVVTGKPVNIGGSRGRREAPGRSVAICVEEAANRLGMRLEGARVVVQGFGKVGSVVALLLHAIGCKIVALSDIKGGIYNPNGLDPVRLTSHKRQTKTVSDYRDGDFVTNEELLELPCDILVPAAVERVITERNAGKIKARLIVEAANGPITPEADAILRDRGVFIVPDILANAGGVIVSYFEWVQDLQQFFWTEQEVNERLRQVVRRAFGEVWTIAHDRSVDMRTAAYILAVSRVAEAIRLRGIYP, encoded by the coding sequence ATGGTCGTCGGCACGCGCGAGGAGACCTTGTGGGGAATGGTGACCAGCCAGTTGGACCGCGTCGCCGCACTGATGCATCTTGACCCACGCATCCATGGGTTTTTACGCCACTGTAAGCGCACCTTGGAGGTTTCCATCCCCGTCAAGATGGATGACGGGTCACTGCGGGTCTTCACGGGTTGGCGTGTCCACCACAACTTGACGCGGGGTCCCGCTAAAGGCGGCATCCGCTACTCGCCCAACTTGACGATGGACGAAGTGAAGGCGCTGGCGATGCTGATGACTTGGAAATGCGCCGTCGTGGATTTGCCCTACGGTGGCGCCAAAGGCGGCGTCGTGTGCAACCCGGCTGAGCTCTCGGACGGCGAACTGGAGCGGCTCACCCGCCGGTTCACTTCCGAACTCATCCTGCTGCTGGGACCGGAAAAGGACATCCCAGCCCCCGACATGGGCACCGACGAGCGCGTGATGGCGTGGATGATGGACACCTACAGCATGAATGTCGGCTACTCGGTGCCGGGCGTCGTGACGGGCAAACCGGTCAACATCGGCGGGTCGCGGGGGCGACGGGAAGCGCCTGGTCGCAGCGTCGCCATCTGCGTGGAAGAAGCCGCCAACCGTTTGGGCATGCGGTTGGAAGGCGCCCGCGTCGTCGTGCAAGGGTTCGGAAAAGTCGGCAGCGTCGTCGCGCTCCTGCTACATGCCATCGGGTGCAAAATCGTCGCCCTCAGCGACATCAAGGGCGGCATCTACAACCCCAACGGCTTGGACCCAGTGCGGTTGACCTCCCACAAACGCCAGACGAAAACGGTGTCCGACTACCGGGACGGCGACTTCGTCACCAACGAGGAGTTGCTGGAACTCCCCTGCGATATCTTGGTGCCCGCCGCCGTGGAACGGGTCATCACCGAACGCAACGCCGGCAAGATTAAAGCCCGGTTGATCGTGGAAGCCGCCAACGGACCCATCACGCCTGAAGCTGACGCCATCTTACGCGACAGAGGCGTTTTCATCGTCCCCGACATCCTAGCGAACGCCGGCGGCGTCATCGTCAGTTACTTTGAGTGGGTGCAAGACCTGCAGCAATTTTTCTGGACGGAACAAGAGGTCAACGAACGATTGCGCCAAGTGGTGCGCCGTGCCTTCGGTGAGGTCTGGACAATCGCTCACGACCGCAGTGTGGACATGCGCACCGCCGCTTACATCCTCGCCGTTAGCCGCGTCGCCGAAGCCATCCGGCTACGGGGCATTTACCCGTAA